A portion of the Pseudomonas protegens CHA0 genome contains these proteins:
- the xerC gene encoding tyrosine recombinase XerC: protein MQQQLDAYCAHLRSERQVSPHTLQAYRRDLEKVLEFCEKMQVRSWTDLDIQGLRSLIARLHQQGQSSRSLARLLSAVRGLYHYLNREGLCTHDPANGLAPPKGERRLPKTLDTDRTLQLLDGAVEDDFLAHRDQAILELFYSCGLRLSELTSLNLDQLDLADGLVQVHGKGSKTRVLPVGKKARSALEQWLPLRALSNPPDGALFVSQKGRRLGPRAIQLRVKAAGERELGQNLHPHMLRHSFASHLLESSQDLRAVQELLGHSDIKTTQIYTHLDFQHLAAVYDSAHPRAKRNKGGE from the coding sequence ATGCAACAACAGCTGGACGCCTACTGCGCGCATCTGCGCAGTGAGCGCCAGGTGTCGCCCCACACCCTGCAAGCCTACCGGCGCGACCTCGAGAAGGTGCTGGAGTTCTGCGAGAAAATGCAGGTGCGCAGCTGGACCGACCTGGACATCCAGGGCCTGCGCAGCCTGATTGCCCGCCTGCACCAGCAGGGCCAGTCGTCCCGCAGCCTGGCGCGCCTGCTGTCAGCGGTACGCGGGCTCTACCACTACCTGAACCGCGAAGGCTTGTGCACTCACGACCCGGCCAACGGCCTGGCGCCGCCCAAGGGCGAACGACGCCTGCCCAAGACCCTGGACACCGACCGCACCCTGCAGTTGCTCGATGGCGCCGTGGAAGACGACTTCCTGGCCCACCGCGACCAGGCGATTCTCGAACTTTTCTACTCCTGCGGCCTGCGCCTTTCCGAACTGACCAGCCTCAACCTCGATCAGCTGGACCTGGCGGACGGCCTGGTGCAGGTCCATGGCAAGGGCAGCAAGACCCGGGTCCTGCCGGTGGGCAAGAAGGCTCGGTCAGCCCTGGAGCAATGGCTCCCCCTGCGCGCCCTGAGCAACCCGCCTGATGGTGCCCTGTTCGTCAGCCAGAAGGGCCGGCGCCTGGGGCCGCGGGCCATCCAGCTGCGGGTCAAGGCCGCCGGCGAGCGCGAACTGGGGCAGAACCTGCACCCGCACATGCTGCGCCATTCCTTTGCCAGCCATTTGCTGGAATCCTCCCAGGACCTGCGCGCCGTGCAGGAGCTGCTGGGGCATTCGGACATCAAGACCACGCAGATCTACACCCACCTGGACTTCCAGCACCTGGCGGCGGTCTATGACAGCGCCCACCCACGGGCCAAACGCAACAAAGGCGGTGAGTAA
- a CDS encoding DUF484 family protein yields the protein MTDQPQVPAETPDQSPSENLEAAAVAAYLEAHPDFFVDHDELLPALRIPHQRGDTVSLVERQMKILRERNIEMRHRLSQLMDVARDNDRLFDKTRRLILALMDATSLEEVVMSVEDSLRQDFQVPFVSLILFSDSAMPVGRWVSAAEAQGAIGGLLSEGKSVSGSLREHELDFLFGEEQRKQIGSTAVVALAHQGMHGVLAIASRDPQHYKSSVGTLFLNYIAEVTGRVLPRFTHSLRSVR from the coding sequence ATGACTGATCAGCCGCAGGTTCCTGCCGAAACGCCCGACCAATCACCGTCCGAAAACCTGGAGGCGGCAGCCGTCGCCGCCTACCTGGAGGCCCATCCGGACTTCTTCGTCGACCACGATGAACTGCTCCCGGCCTTGCGCATTCCCCATCAGCGCGGCGACACCGTATCGCTGGTGGAGCGGCAGATGAAGATCCTGCGCGAGCGCAACATCGAGATGCGCCATCGCCTTTCGCAGCTGATGGACGTGGCCCGGGACAACGACCGGCTGTTCGACAAGACCCGCCGCCTGATCCTCGCGCTGATGGACGCCACCAGCCTGGAAGAAGTGGTGATGAGCGTCGAAGACAGCCTGCGCCAGGATTTCCAGGTGCCCTTCGTCAGCCTGATCCTGTTCAGCGACAGCGCCATGCCGGTGGGGCGCTGGGTCTCCGCCGCCGAAGCCCAGGGCGCCATCGGCGGCCTGTTGTCCGAAGGCAAGAGCGTCAGCGGCAGCCTGCGCGAACACGAGCTGGATTTCCTTTTCGGCGAAGAGCAGCGCAAGCAGATCGGTTCTACCGCTGTGGTGGCCCTGGCGCATCAGGGCATGCATGGCGTACTCGCGATAGCCAGCCGTGATCCGCAGCACTACAAGAGCTCGGTGGGCACCCTGTTCCTCAACTACATCGCCGAAGTCACCGGCCGCGTTCTGCCGCGCTTCACCCACTCGCTGCGCTCGGTACGCTGA
- the dapF gene encoding diaminopimelate epimerase, producing the protein MLLRFTKMHGLGNDFMVLDLVSQHAHILPKHAKQWGDRNTGIGFDQLLIVEAPSNPDVDFRYRIFNSDGSEVEQCGNGARCFARFVLDKRLTTKRQIRVETKSGVIELDIRNDGQISVNMGAPRLVPADIPFQAPAQADSYTLDVDGRQVQLAAVSMGNPHAVLRVDDINSAPVHELGPKIEHHPRFPARVNVGFLQVLDRQRAQLRVWERGAGETQACGTGACAAAVAAISQGWMDSPLLIDLPGGRLSIEWAGPGQPVMMTGPAVRVYEGQVRL; encoded by the coding sequence ATGCTGCTGCGTTTTACCAAGATGCACGGCCTGGGCAATGACTTCATGGTTCTCGACCTGGTCAGCCAGCACGCGCATATTCTGCCCAAGCACGCCAAACAATGGGGTGATCGCAATACCGGGATTGGCTTCGATCAGTTGCTGATCGTCGAGGCCCCGAGCAACCCGGATGTGGATTTCCGCTACCGGATCTTCAACTCCGACGGCTCCGAAGTGGAACAGTGCGGCAATGGTGCACGCTGCTTTGCCCGCTTCGTGCTGGACAAGCGCCTGACCACCAAGCGCCAGATCCGCGTCGAGACCAAGAGCGGCGTGATCGAGCTGGATATCCGCAACGACGGCCAGATCAGCGTCAACATGGGCGCGCCGCGCCTGGTACCGGCGGACATTCCGTTCCAGGCGCCGGCCCAGGCCGACAGCTACACCCTGGACGTCGATGGCCGCCAGGTGCAGTTGGCCGCGGTGTCCATGGGCAACCCCCACGCCGTGTTGCGGGTGGATGACATCAACAGCGCGCCGGTGCACGAGCTGGGTCCGAAGATCGAACACCACCCGCGCTTCCCGGCGCGGGTCAACGTCGGTTTTCTCCAGGTCCTGGACCGCCAGCGCGCGCAACTGCGGGTCTGGGAACGCGGCGCCGGGGAAACCCAGGCCTGCGGCACCGGTGCCTGCGCTGCTGCTGTGGCCGCGATCAGCCAGGGGTGGATGGATTCGCCCCTATTGATCGACCTGCCGGGCGGGCGCCTGTCCATTGAATGGGCAGGCCCTGGCCAACCGGTGATGATGACCGGCCCGGCAGTGCGCGTATACGAAGGACAGGTGCGTCTTTAA